From Xiphophorus hellerii strain 12219 chromosome 6, Xiphophorus_hellerii-4.1, whole genome shotgun sequence, the proteins below share one genomic window:
- the LOC116722010 gene encoding uncharacterized protein LOC116722010, with amino-acid sequence MVEMKPINLLPLLLLFFGQIQGSTEMIQKFLPTGKESNISFPVEKLPKDSTVLWFDHLNRTIGTYYSYGETKLEQRFDGKVKIAGPTTLTFLSPQTSDSGLYCAKVIGDKHNNTVMCFSVTFADQNTVSTVAVLALSLAVLAIIAAVGLWCCLKKKCQDQTEAVVFSANSGTNSSIVQILLPPTQDNGDPHNIEENAADSPV; translated from the exons ATG GTTGAGATGAAACCCATCAACCTGCTACCGCTTCTTCTGCTGTTCTTTGGACAAATTCAAG GTTCCACTGAGATGATCCAAAAGTTTCTTCCAACTGGAAAAGAATCAAATATTAGTTTCCCTGTAGAAAAGCTTCCTAAAGATTCTACGGTTTTATGGTTTGATCATTTAAATAGGACCATAGGAACATATTATTCGTATGGAGAAACAAAATTGGAGCAGCGTTTCGATGGAAAAGTGAAGATTGCTGGACCAACAACGCTGACGTTTCTGAGTCCACAGACATCAGACAGTGGATTATATTGTGCAAAGGTGATAGGAGATAAACATAATAATACAGTGATGTGCTTCAGCGTCACATTTGCAG aCCAAAATACGGTTTCCACAGTTGCTGTTCTTGCTCTTTCTCTTGCTGTTCTTGCCATCATTGCTGCTGTTGGACTTTGGTGCTGTTTAAAGAAG AAATGTCAAGACCAGACTGAAGCCGTAGTCTTCTCTGCAAACTCTGGAACAAATTCTTCAATTGTCCAGATCCTTCTACCACCTACCCAAGACAACGGAGATCCTCACAACATCGAGGAAAATGCTGCAGATTCAcctgtttaa
- the LOC116722006 gene encoding uncharacterized protein LOC116722006 isoform X2, whose translation MAQIHTLLFHLFLIYTLQIQGSSAVTDVFVKTGDDLILNLTEAEIPSTPHICLWQFKDDILVEFLLGSQPNVVNNRSGKVEVIEKSYSVKLKDLQKSHSGIYTAMVVSPKEQILAQYNVTVQDPVSPVDLTFTCSSSSSSYNLTATCRTDDISITLRCDYLFCNQEEAERRSVTKSGSSLHIYQLQESIVCSHSNQVSQIESKVKIETHCIELAKKRNITIINITRIILAALLVVVFILTVVIRKCKRKTKPEEMMYEFPE comes from the exons ATGGCGCAGATTCACACACTACTTTTTCATCTGTTTCTAATCTACACACTTCAAATTCAAg gttCCTCTGCAGTGActgatgtatttgtgaaaactGGAGATGATTTAATTCTTAATCTCACAGAAGCTGAAATTCCATCAACTCCTCACATTTGCTTATGGCAATTTAAAGATGATATACTGGTAGAGTTTTTGCTTGGTTCCCAACCAAATGTTGTTAACAATCGCTCTGGAAAAGTTGAAGTTATAGAAAAAAGTTACAGTGTGAAATTAAAGGATCTACAGAAGTCACACAGTGGTATTTATACTGCAATGGTAGTATCACCTAAAGAGCAAATACTGGCTCAATACAACGTTACAGTTCAAG ATCCAGTGTCTCCAGTTGATCTCACCTTTACCTGCTcatccagctcctcctcctatAACCTGACAGCGACCTGCAGGACAGACGACATCAGCATCACTCTGAGATGTGATTATTTATTCTGCAACCaggaagaagcagagagaagaTCGGTCACCAAATCTGGTTCTTCTCTTCATATCTATCAGTTACAAGAATCAATCGTCTGTAGCCATAGCAACCAGGTCAGCCAGATTGAATCCAAAGTAAAGATTGAGACTCACTGCATTGAACTTG ctaaaaagagaaacattacaaTTATTAACATCACAAGAATAATCCTGGCTGCATTACTGGTTGTAGTTTTCATCTTAACTGTCGTTATAAGAAAAT gTAAAAGGAAAACCAAACCAGAGGAAATGATGTACGAGTTTCCAGAG TGA
- the LOC116722006 gene encoding uncharacterized protein LOC116722006 isoform X3, whose translation MVVSPKEQILAQYNVTVQDPVSPVDLTFTCSSSSSSYNLTATCRTDDISITLRCDYLFCNQEEAERRSVTKSGSSLHIYQLQESIVCSHSNQVSQIESKVKIETHCIELAKKRNITIINITRIILAALLVVVFILTVVIRKCKRKTKPEEMMYEFPE comes from the exons ATGGTAGTATCACCTAAAGAGCAAATACTGGCTCAATACAACGTTACAGTTCAAG ATCCAGTGTCTCCAGTTGATCTCACCTTTACCTGCTcatccagctcctcctcctatAACCTGACAGCGACCTGCAGGACAGACGACATCAGCATCACTCTGAGATGTGATTATTTATTCTGCAACCaggaagaagcagagagaagaTCGGTCACCAAATCTGGTTCTTCTCTTCATATCTATCAGTTACAAGAATCAATCGTCTGTAGCCATAGCAACCAGGTCAGCCAGATTGAATCCAAAGTAAAGATTGAGACTCACTGCATTGAACTTG ctaaaaagagaaacattacaaTTATTAACATCACAAGAATAATCCTGGCTGCATTACTGGTTGTAGTTTTCATCTTAACTGTCGTTATAAGAAAAT gTAAAAGGAAAACCAAACCAGAGGAAATGATGTACGAGTTTCCAGAG TGA